The Chlamydia trachomatis A/HAR-13 nucleotide sequence TGTGATCGTCTCTTTGTAAGAAACCTGTGGCTTACCAACGTTAGCTTCAACTCTGAACTCTCGGATCATACGATCACGGAGAATATCTAGGTGCAATTCACCCATTCCAGAAATAATCGTCTGTCCTGTTTCTTCATTAGTAGAAACTCGGAAAGTTGGATCTTCCTCAGAGAGAGCACTCAAAGCCTGAGCTAACTTCTCTCTATCCCCTTTAGACTTAGGCTCAATTGCCATATCAATCACAGGTTCTGGAGCTTCAATACGTTCTAGCACAATCTCTTGGTTCTCATCGCAAAGAGTATCCCCTGTTACTGAGAATTTTAGCCCTACACACGCACCAATGTCTCCGACAGTAAACTCGTCCCTATCGGTTCGCTCGTTAGCATGCATTTCCAGAAGTCTTGAGATTCGCTCTTTCTTATCTTTGGTCGAGTTAAGAATGGCAGAACCCTTCTTCAAAGTTCCAGAGTAAATACGGATAAAAGTAATACGTCCAACATAAGGGTCAGTCATGATTTTGAATGCTAAAGCAGCCAAAGGACCGTCTTTTGAAGGCTTCAAGGAGACTTCTTCTCCAGTCTTCAAATTAATCCCACGAACATTCCCACGATCAAGAGGAGAAGGCAACCACTTCACAATAACATCAAGAAGCTGTTGAACACCTTTATTTTTGAAAGCACTTCCGCAAAGAACTGGATTGATTTTACCTTCAATCACTCCTTTACGCATTACAGTATGGATTTCTTCTTCTGTGATAGAATCTGGATTCTCCAGCACTTTCTCCATAAAGGCTTCGTTGCTTTCATCAACGGTAGCTAGTTCTTCTAATAATTGCATTCTCAGCGTTGCGCACTGCTCTTGCAAATCTTCAGGAATCTCGCGCTCTTCCCATTTAGCTCCTAGAGTCTCTTCAAGGAAATACAGAGTTTTTTGAGAGATCAAATCTACCATTCCCACAAATTGGCTCTCAGAACCGATTGGACAATGAACAGGAATAGCGTTAGCTCCCAGCTTTTCTCTCATGGACTCGATAGCGCCAAAGTAATTCGCGCCCATACGGTCCATTTTATTTACAAAAGCAATCCGAGGCACTCCATACTTATTCGCCTGTCTCCAAACAGTTTCGGATTGAGGCTCGACTCCAGAAACAGCATCGAAAACGGCAACAGCACCATCGAGAACTCGCAATGAACGCTCTACCTCAATAGTAAAGTCAACGTGCCCAGGAGTATCAATAATATTAATCTTTGCACCCAGCCAGAAAACGGTCGTAGCAGCAGAGGTAATGGTAATTCCTCTTTCTTGCTCCTGTTCCATCCAGTCCATGGTTGCTCCACCTTCGTGGACCTCACCGATCTTATGAGTTCTTCCCGCGTAGAAAAGAATTCGCTCTGTTGTTGTTGTTTTACCTGCATCGATATGCGCCATGATACCGATATTTCTAATCGCGTCTAAACCGAACTCTTGATCGCTCATCGAACTTTTTTGCCTCTCACACACGAATGTTAAACGTTATCTTACCACTTATAATGAGCAAATGCTTTATTTGCTTCAGCCATGCGATGGGTGTCCTCGCGTTTCTTAATCGTAGCCCCTTGTTTATTGAAGCAATCGATCAACTCATTAGCAAGACCGACTTCCATACATTTCCCTGGCTTAGAACGAGCATGCTTGATAATCCATTGCATAGCAAGACAGCTTCTTCTATCAGGAGCCACTTCAACAGGAACTTGGTAAGTAGCACCACCAACTCTGCGAGAACGCACTTCAAGAACAGGCTTCGCATTCTCCAAAGCTTCTTCGAATCCTTCTAAAGGATTCTCTAAGCCTAATCTTTTAGCAAAACGCTCTAAAGCACCGTAAACAATCTTTCTAGCGATGCTCTTCTTCCCGTGCAACATTACTTTGTTAATAAATCTTTCTAAGACTACGCTCCCGTAAACAGGATCGCCTGGAATGACCTTCTTCTCAGCCGCATGTCGTCTTGACATATAAACTCAACCTCTTCGTATTTCTTTTCTTTAGGTTTAGGGAACCAGCCTACTTAGGACGCTTTGCGCCGTAGCGAGAACGGCTCTGTTTTCTATTTTTTACGGCAGCACAATCTAAAGCACCTCGGACGATGTGATAACGCACCCCTGGCAAATCCTTAACTCTTCCGCCTTGGACTAAAACGATGCTGTGCTCCTGCAAATTATGACCCTCTCCACCGATGTAGGCAATTACCTCTTGTCCATTAGACAAACGAACCCAAGCAACCTTACGCAAAGCTGAGTTAGGTTTCTTCGGAGTTTTAGTTTTTACCTGAAGACAGACCCCTCTTTTCTGAGGAGACTTTTGTAAAGCTGGAGATTTCTTTCTAGTTGCGCCAGACTGACGCTTCTTACGTATTAACTGATTAATCGTCGGCATGTACTCTTCTCGATTCAACCTCTCTTACAAACAGGGAAATATAGAATAAGAATATCTTTGTTTGCAAGGGGTTATTTCTAGGTCTAGTAAGAGTTTATCGATCTCTATAACAATTTTATTAAAAAACATTTCCTCCAAAAGATTTTCTTAAAACAAGCCTTCCCTAAAAATAATTAATAAAAAAAGAGTTAAATCCTTGCTGATAAAATGTTTTCTTCGAATACTGTTAGTTCAAAAACTTGAAAACAAGACTTGTATCATGAAAGTTGTTGTGAATCCTACTCAAGAATATTCACAAATTTCAACTCCGGTATCGCCGCAAAATCAACGTGTTACGTTTTTTCGAAATACCGCAATGCTAACCTGCAGCCTTTTGTTCACGCTGTGTTCGGCAGTCCTGTTTATTATTGGTCTTTTTCCTCAAACCACTATTCCTTTTGCTGGAGCATTTTTTGTCATCGGGATGTTTCTAGCCTTTTCAGCACTCTGCATCTTTCTTATGGCTCTTATCTATAATGTGAAGAACTGGCTATCTCACAGACCTATTCCTCTTCCACTATTTTCCAATATAAATTTTCTTGTCACAAAAGAAAAATAACCCTCCGTTACCTTTCCTTTCTGAGAAAAAAAAGTTTTTTTTCAGAGCGAGTAGGTAAACAACCAAGTACTTGGGTTTTTATACAACAAATACCGACTCAAGTTTGCGGAACTCCTGTCGAAGATACGAATAATCACGATTAATAGAGATATTCGTAATGATGAGATTCGCTCGCTTTTGTCTGCTAGTTTTAACCCTATTTCCACAACTTGCGTTTTCAGCAGAGCCTCTTCGACGACAAGATGTCCGCAAAACCGTAGATAAACTAGTCGAACATCATATTGATACGCAACAGATCTCTCCTTACATTCTCTCTCGATCTTTGGAAGATTATGTTCGTTCTTTTGATTCTCACAAAGCGTACCTTACTCAAGACGAGGTCTTCTCCCACGCTTTTTCAGAAGAAGCAACACGTCCCCTATTTAAGCAATATCAAGAAGATAACTTTTCTTCTTTCAAGGAATTAGAT carries:
- the rpsL gene encoding 30S ribosomal protein S12, producing the protein MPTINQLIRKKRQSGATRKKSPALQKSPQKRGVCLQVKTKTPKKPNSALRKVAWVRLSNGQEVIAYIGGEGHNLQEHSIVLVQGGRVKDLPGVRYHIVRGALDCAAVKNRKQSRSRYGAKRPK
- the rpsG gene encoding 30S ribosomal protein S7, coding for MSRRHAAEKKVIPGDPVYGSVVLERFINKVMLHGKKSIARKIVYGALERFAKRLGLENPLEGFEEALENAKPVLEVRSRRVGGATYQVPVEVAPDRRSCLAMQWIIKHARSKPGKCMEVGLANELIDCFNKQGATIKKREDTHRMAEANKAFAHYKW
- the fusA gene encoding elongation factor G yields the protein MSDQEFGLDAIRNIGIMAHIDAGKTTTTERILFYAGRTHKIGEVHEGGATMDWMEQEQERGITITSAATTVFWLGAKINIIDTPGHVDFTIEVERSLRVLDGAVAVFDAVSGVEPQSETVWRQANKYGVPRIAFVNKMDRMGANYFGAIESMREKLGANAIPVHCPIGSESQFVGMVDLISQKTLYFLEETLGAKWEEREIPEDLQEQCATLRMQLLEELATVDESNEAFMEKVLENPDSITEEEIHTVMRKGVIEGKINPVLCGSAFKNKGVQQLLDVIVKWLPSPLDRGNVRGINLKTGEEVSLKPSKDGPLAALAFKIMTDPYVGRITFIRIYSGTLKKGSAILNSTKDKKERISRLLEMHANERTDRDEFTVGDIGACVGLKFSVTGDTLCDENQEIVLERIEAPEPVIDMAIEPKSKGDREKLAQALSALSEEDPTFRVSTNEETGQTIISGMGELHLDILRDRMIREFRVEANVGKPQVSYKETITKTSNSETKYVKQSGGRGQYAHVCLEIEPNEPGKGNEVVSKIVGGVIPKEYIPAVIKGVEEGLNSGVLAGYGLVDVKVSIVFGSYHEVDSSEMAFKICGSMAVKEACRKALPVILEPIMKVTVITPEDHLGDVIGDLNRRRGKILGQESSRNMAQVSAEVPLSEMFGYMTSLRSLTSGRATSTMEPAFFAKVPQKIQEEIVKK